GCTGGGCAAGTCGGTTGGGCGCTTCTTCGCCTGCAGTCACGACGAGCTGTTCAGCCGCGCCACGACGCAAGGCAGTGCGGCCTGGCCGCTGCGTACCCATGACGGACGTCAGGTCTTTGCCAGCGTGCGCGGGCAGGCGCACAAGCCGGTGTGGTCGGTGCCAGCGTCCTTGCCGCTGGCCACCCCGCGTGCCGAGCCTGGCATCTGCCTGCTCGACCCGGCCCTGCAACGGGATTTTCATCGTGCGTTGCGGGTTTACCAGCGCGATGTGCCGTTATTGCTGCGTGGCGAAACCGGTTGCGGCAAGGAGGCGTTTGCCCAGGCCGTGCACCAGGCCAGCGAACGTAGCGCCAAGCCGTTCGTGGCGATCAACTGCGCATCGATTCCGGAAAGCCTGATCGAGAGTGAACTGTTCGGCTATCGCGGCGGCAGTTTCACCGGGGCGCGCAAGGAAGGGATGCGCGGCAAGCTGCTGCAAGCGGATGGTGGCACCTTGATGCTGGACGAGATCGGCGACATGCCGCTGGCCCTGCAGACCCGCCTGCTGCGAGTGCTGGAGGAGCGTCAGGTGGTGCCGATCGGGGGTGAGCCGCAGGCGGTGGACCTGCGCATCGTCAGCGCCACTCACCGGGATCTGCTGGAGCGGGTGGCGCAGGGGGCGTTCCGTGAGGATCTGTATTACCGGCTCAATGGGCTGGAAGTTGCGCTGCCAGCGGTGCGTGAGCGCAGCGACAAGGCTCAGTTGCTGGATTTCCTGCTGAGTCAGGAGGCCGAAGGGCAGGCCATCGAGATCGCGCCCGAGGCGCGTGAGGCGTTGTTGGGCTTTGCCTGGCCGGGGAACGTACGGCAGATGCGCAATGTGCTGCGCACCTTGGTGGCGTTGTGCGATGGTCAGCGCATCGAGTTGTCTGACCTTCCCCAGACTGTTGTGGGAATGGGATTGCCCCGCGCTGGCTCAAGCGGGGGCAGCGATGTTGACTGTGCTGACGCCATCGCGGGACAAGCCCGCTCCTATAGAAATGATCGTGCACCGCTGGAAAGTGCCGAGCGCGATGCACTGTTGAAGGTACTGGAGGCAAACCGCTGGCACATGACCCGCGTCGCTGAACACTTGGGCATCAGCCGCAATACCTTGTATCGAAAACTGCGCAAACACGGTATCGCCAGGGCCAGTTGAGCGAAACAGCGGGTGCGATTTCCCTCGCCCTGGGCTACCCTGCCTCGATGTTTTGCGAGGTCGATCATGCACATTCACATTCTCGGTATTTGCGGCACTTTCATGGGTTCGCTGGCGGTGCTCGCCAAGGAGCTCGGCCATCGCGTCACCGGTTCCGACGCCAACGTCTATCCGCCGATGAGCACTCAGCTCGAGGCTCAGGGCATCGAGCTCACCCAAGGCTACGATCCGGCCCAGCTGGAGCCGGCTCCTGACCTTGTGGTCATCGGCAACGCCATGTCGCGTGGCAACCCTGCCGTGGAATACGTGCTGAACAAAGGCCTGCCTTATGTCTCCGGCCCGCAGTGGCTGGCCGACCATGTGCTGCAGGGCCGCTGGGTGCTGGCCGTGGCCGGTACCCATGGCAA
The Pseudomonas putida genome window above contains:
- a CDS encoding sigma-54-dependent Fis family transcriptional regulator; translation: MQSNAFSRHAQQVLTVARGQPHGPASDPSIARSWLRCLEDYHLDPALAQAPVVLEHGRLLESRERLQQVLQIADGEMNSLHQQLSGSGHAVLLTDARGVILNCVTAPSERRIFERAGLWLGADWSEAREGTNGIGTCLVERQALTIHQDEHFRGRHTGLTCSASPVFDPHGELLAVLDVSSARPDVSRQSQFHTMALVNLSAKMIESCYFLRHFEHHWLLRFHLQAESVGLFSEGLLAFDGDGRVCAVNQSALNLLGSIRGGVLGKSVGRFFACSHDELFSRATTQGSAAWPLRTHDGRQVFASVRGQAHKPVWSVPASLPLATPRAEPGICLLDPALQRDFHRALRVYQRDVPLLLRGETGCGKEAFAQAVHQASERSAKPFVAINCASIPESLIESELFGYRGGSFTGARKEGMRGKLLQADGGTLMLDEIGDMPLALQTRLLRVLEERQVVPIGGEPQAVDLRIVSATHRDLLERVAQGAFREDLYYRLNGLEVALPAVRERSDKAQLLDFLLSQEAEGQAIEIAPEAREALLGFAWPGNVRQMRNVLRTLVALCDGQRIELSDLPQTVVGMGLPRAGSSGGSDVDCADAIAGQARSYRNDRAPLESAERDALLKVLEANRWHMTRVAEHLGISRNTLYRKLRKHGIARAS